A window from Halomicrobium urmianum encodes these proteins:
- a CDS encoding thioredoxin family protein has protein sequence MVALESQDDVLARGDEAPTFELPGADGETYALSEFADREAALVVFTCNHCPYAQAKLDELNALAEEYDDLAVVGVNANDEGEYPDDSLDRMTELVEDGTIRYDAYLRDESQEVAAAYGARCTPDPFLLQNDDGTFRVAYHGRIDDALHPDDEPSEREMRAHVETLLAGDEVTAEEKPSRGCSIKWKPGNEPDYWEA, from the coding sequence ATGGTGGCACTCGAGTCCCAGGACGACGTCCTCGCGCGCGGGGACGAGGCACCGACATTCGAACTGCCCGGCGCCGACGGCGAGACCTACGCCCTGTCGGAGTTCGCCGACCGCGAGGCCGCGCTGGTGGTGTTCACCTGCAACCACTGCCCGTACGCGCAGGCGAAGCTCGACGAGCTGAACGCGCTCGCCGAGGAGTACGACGACCTCGCCGTCGTGGGCGTCAACGCGAACGACGAGGGGGAGTATCCGGACGACTCCCTCGACCGGATGACGGAACTCGTCGAGGACGGCACGATCCGCTACGACGCCTACCTCCGCGACGAGTCCCAGGAGGTCGCGGCGGCGTACGGCGCCCGCTGCACGCCCGATCCGTTCCTGCTACAGAACGACGACGGCACCTTCCGCGTCGCCTACCACGGTCGCATCGACGACGCGCTGCATCCGGACGACGAACCGAGCGAGCGCGAGATGAGGGCTCACGTCGAGACGCTGCTGGCCGGCGACGAGGTCACGGCCGAGGAGAAGCCCTCGCGTGGCTGCTCGATCAAGTGGAAGCCCGGCAACGAGCCCGACTACTGGGAGGCATAG
- a CDS encoding Lrp/AsnC family transcriptional regulator, whose protein sequence is MDDRGEILALLRENARYTTEDMARQTGLDEAEVEAAIEELEAEGVVRGYQAVVDWDALDEDEERVRATVELNVTLDRETNYVDIADRIAKFPQVRSLRLVSGDYDFDLEVEGDSMQEVSHFVSDKIAPIPEITQTVTHYVMDSYKEQGIEFGDGDDDDRLSVSP, encoded by the coding sequence ATGGACGACCGCGGCGAGATCCTGGCGCTGTTGCGCGAGAACGCCCGCTACACCACCGAGGACATGGCCCGCCAGACGGGCCTCGACGAGGCCGAGGTCGAGGCGGCGATCGAGGAACTGGAGGCCGAGGGCGTCGTCCGCGGCTACCAGGCCGTCGTCGACTGGGACGCCCTCGACGAGGACGAAGAGCGCGTCCGCGCGACGGTCGAACTCAACGTCACCCTCGACCGCGAGACCAACTACGTCGACATCGCCGACCGGATCGCGAAGTTCCCGCAGGTGCGATCGCTGCGGCTGGTCAGCGGCGACTACGACTTCGACCTCGAGGTGGAGGGCGACTCCATGCAGGAGGTCTCGCACTTCGTCAGCGACAAGATCGCCCCGATCCCGGAGATCACCCAGACCGTGACCCACTACGTCATGGACTCCTACAAGGAGCAGGGCATCGAGTTCGGCGACGGGGACGACGACGACCGACTGTCCGTCTCGCCATGA